A region of Pleionea litopenaei DNA encodes the following proteins:
- a CDS encoding ABC transporter ATP-binding protein: MIEVKDLAKSFRYDKVALKEKKKRVQSSVDPREDDFHFHAVRNVHFRCEPGKVLGLLGPNGAGKTTTLRMLSTALSPSSGSIIIDNTDVVDEPLVMRRQIGFLSGKTSLYRRLTVRENVRYFGRLHGIEKAKLEEEIDRVFSLLDIHSFENKRAEDLSTGMAQRANIARTVIHSPKVLVLDEPTTGLDVISAKTIVDFIDSYRGSDVSVIFSTHHLHEVESVCDQVTLIDKGQTCFVGTTDEFRALGGSDDLYSSFLTLVGGDASSGGHSKVEKGQ, translated from the coding sequence ATGATTGAAGTGAAAGATCTGGCTAAATCCTTTCGGTATGACAAGGTCGCCTTAAAAGAGAAGAAAAAACGGGTACAGTCGTCAGTTGATCCTAGAGAAGACGACTTTCATTTTCATGCAGTGCGAAATGTCCACTTTCGCTGTGAACCGGGCAAAGTTCTCGGATTGCTTGGTCCTAATGGTGCCGGTAAGACCACGACGTTACGGATGTTATCGACCGCACTGTCACCGAGTTCGGGCAGTATTATTATTGATAATACCGATGTTGTTGATGAACCATTGGTGATGCGTCGTCAAATAGGCTTTCTATCGGGCAAAACCAGCTTATACCGACGTCTTACTGTGCGCGAGAACGTGCGTTATTTTGGGCGTCTGCATGGCATTGAGAAAGCTAAATTAGAAGAAGAGATTGATCGGGTATTTTCATTACTCGATATTCACTCTTTTGAAAATAAGCGTGCTGAAGATCTTTCCACGGGCATGGCGCAACGAGCAAACATTGCTCGCACGGTGATTCATTCCCCAAAAGTATTGGTACTTGATGAGCCAACCACAGGTTTAGATGTTATCAGTGCGAAAACCATTGTTGATTTTATTGATTCGTATCGCGGCTCCGATGTTTCGGTTATTTTCTCTACGCATCACTTACACGAAGTAGAGTCGGTGTGTGATCAGGTGACTTTGATTGATAAGGGACAAACCTGTTTTGTCGGCACGACGGATGAGTTTAGAGCGCTCGGAGGAAGTGATGATCTCTATTCATCCTTTTTAACCTTGGTGGGTGGTGATGCGTCGTCGGGTGGCCATTCGAAAGTAGAGAAGGGGCAATAA
- a CDS encoding ABC transporter permease, with protein MWEIYKKEFLELVRDKRTLIFTILLPTLIMPVMMGGFVYMIHKLETKAKNEELSYIVQNAAELPELVNLLQEQKNFKRLEPENVEQLSIEEIKQQIQDKKYKFAVVIKPDSAKVLGEGKQITTDLYFNSASVTNKVYQRVKPAFDSFNEKHQEKLLARFNFDEESLKGLTKPIDIKRINTADKREDIGEKLGWLLPYILIILILTGAMYPALDLGVGEKERGTLETLLLTPVSRTKVVLAKFFVIFSTGFLTVFLMIVSLALWLLIGGPFLAIEGLSKLTQIISVVDLLSAFVMLIPVAAIFASLLLCASIYAKNYKEAQNYMSPIMMFAIVPVVFSILPGVQLDSTWAWVPLTNVSLAIKEIVKGTIDYGMMGIIFISTTIVAGGLLYFCVRFFNRESVLFRT; from the coding sequence ATGTGGGAAATTTATAAGAAAGAATTTCTAGAGCTGGTTCGAGACAAACGAACTTTAATCTTTACCATATTGCTTCCTACGCTGATTATGCCAGTCATGATGGGCGGCTTCGTGTATATGATCCATAAATTAGAAACAAAGGCGAAGAATGAAGAACTTAGTTATATTGTCCAAAATGCTGCTGAGTTACCTGAATTAGTTAACTTGCTGCAAGAGCAAAAGAACTTTAAGCGTTTAGAACCTGAAAACGTTGAGCAGCTCTCAATAGAGGAGATTAAGCAACAAATTCAGGATAAAAAATATAAGTTTGCGGTTGTAATTAAGCCTGATAGTGCAAAGGTTTTGGGTGAAGGAAAGCAAATTACAACTGACTTATATTTTAATAGTGCGTCGGTCACTAATAAGGTCTATCAGCGAGTTAAACCTGCGTTTGATAGCTTTAATGAAAAGCATCAAGAGAAGTTACTTGCACGATTTAATTTTGATGAAGAATCGTTAAAAGGTTTAACTAAACCGATTGATATTAAACGAATCAATACCGCCGATAAACGCGAGGATATTGGTGAAAAGCTAGGTTGGTTATTGCCGTATATTCTTATTATATTGATTCTAACCGGAGCCATGTACCCAGCACTTGATTTAGGGGTTGGTGAAAAAGAGCGGGGAACCTTAGAAACTCTGTTATTAACCCCTGTCTCTCGAACGAAAGTGGTTTTGGCTAAGTTCTTTGTTATTTTTAGTACCGGCTTTTTAACGGTGTTTTTAATGATAGTGAGTTTGGCTTTGTGGCTATTAATTGGAGGGCCATTTTTAGCGATTGAAGGCTTGAGTAAGCTGACTCAAATTATTAGTGTGGTTGATCTATTATCCGCCTTTGTAATGCTTATTCCCGTTGCAGCGATCTTTGCATCCTTGTTACTTTGTGCCTCTATTTACGCAAAGAACTACAAAGAGGCACAAAACTACATGTCTCCGATCATGATGTTTGCCATAGTGCCGGTGGTGTTCTCGATATTGCCGGGTGTTCAACTCGATTCTACTTGGGCTTGGGTACCATTAACGAATGTATCCCTTGCCATTAAAGAGATTGTAAAAGGCACCATTGATTACGGCATGATGGGCATTATCTTTATTTCGACCACCATTGTCGCTGGCGGGCTTCTCTACTTCTGTGTTCGTTTCTTTAATCGAGAATCTGTGCTGTTCAGAACCTAG